A region from the Vicia villosa cultivar HV-30 ecotype Madison, WI linkage group LG3, Vvil1.0, whole genome shotgun sequence genome encodes:
- the LOC131656428 gene encoding uncharacterized protein LOC131656428 — translation MAELTRPNRSDTHLSPEEEATIEAKTRHHFDEAAPKRHTKPQRSEYASQYVDKNLSDHSVPEMLQFQRLENDPTEKKLNYDGKEVAEEFVETEYYKDLNSVDKHHHTTGKGFIQVEKSDTSFHIEPDTYEFHHSSKGNPATNEWVPAPFTEEDSHSDKPNRSDN, via the exons ATGGCGGAACTTACAAGACCAAACAGAAGCGACACTCACCTCTCACCCGAAGAAGAAGCAACCATAGAAGCAAAAACCAGACACCACTTCGATGAAGCAGCACCAAAACGACACACAAAACCACAACGCAGTGAATATGCATCTCAATACGTGGATAAGAATCTCTCAGATCATTCTGTACCAGAAATGCTACAGTTTCAACGACTCGAAAATGATCCCACCGAAAAG AAATTGAATTACGATGGAAAAGAAGTGGCTGAAGAATTTGTGGAAACTGAGTATTACAAAGATCTTAACAGTGTAGACAAACATCATCACACG ACAGGAAAAGGGTTTATTCAGGTAGAAAAAAGTGACACAAGCTTCCACATAGAACCAGACACTTATGAATTTCATCACTCTAGTAAGGGAAACCCAGCAACCAATGAATGGGTTCCTGCTCCTTTTACAGAG GAGGATTCTCATTCAGACAAACCTAATAGGAGTGACAATTGA